The proteins below come from a single Lodderomyces elongisporus chromosome 3, complete sequence genomic window:
- the OYE32 gene encoding NADH-dependent flavin oxidoreductase encodes MTIAKEVTPYDSTPGAPEVPYYTPQQPIPAGTFIESNDDPNAPAPAIFTPLKIGPMTIQNRIGVSPMCQYSADNFHATRFHEIHYGAMVTRGPGITIVEATAVSREGVLSPHDLGIWTDSHAESLKPIVDYAHSQGQKIAVQLGHGGRKANGQPIFLHLEQYADESVGGLPPKDIVAPSAIPYRPYGNLVTPRELSTKDIHRIIADFGSAAKRAVEISGFDALEIHGAHGYLITEFLSPVSNKRTDEYGGSFENRVRFLSEIIDAIKSQIDTSRIPLFVRFSAVENSVDPEGWDIEDSKKLADILIEKGISLIDVSSGGNDYRQKSRAELSKSQREPMHVPFARELKKHVGDKIVVACVGQLEDKPEIDNKYIEDGVFDLALVGRGFLREPGLVWQFADKLNVRVAQSLQYSWGFWPNRKQITDLIERSERELAKEKEQQN; translated from the coding sequence ATGACAATTGCCAAAGAAGTTACTCCATACGATTCCACCCCAGGTGCTCCAGAAGTTCCTTACTACACCCCACAACAACCAATCCCAGCAGGTACTTTTATCGAGTCAAACGATGACCCTAATGCTCCAGCTCCAGCAATCTTTACCCCATTGAAGATTGGACCAATGACCATCCAAAACCGTATTGGTGTTTCACCAATGTGTCAATACTCTGCCGACAACTTCCACGCCACCAGATTCCACGAAATCCACTACGGAGCCATGGTCACCCGTGGACCAGGTATCACCATTGTCGAAGCAACCGCCGTCTCAAGAGAAGGTGTCTTGTCCCCACACGACTTGGGTATCTGGACAGACCTGCACGCTGAAAGCTTGAAGCCAATCGTTGACTATGCACACTCGCAAGGTCAAAAGATTGCCGTGCAATTAGGCCATGGTGGCAGAAAGGCCAATGGTCAACCAATATTTTTGCACCTTGAACAATACGCCGATGAATCCGTAGGCGGTTTGCCACCAAAAGATATTGTTGCACCATCGGCAATCCCATACAGACCTTATGGTAACCTTGTAACCCCAAGAGAACTTAGCACTAAAGACATCCACAGAATCATTGCTGATTTTGGCAGCGCCGCCAAAAGAGCCGTTGAGATCTCTGGCTTCGACGCATTGGAAATCCACGGTGCCCACGGTTACCTCATCACTGAATTCTTATCACCAGTCTCAAACAAGAGAACAGATGAGTATGGTGGATCATTTGAGAACAGAGTCAGATTCCTTTCCGAAATTATCGACGCTATCAAATCACAAATTGACACCTCACGTATTCCATTATTTGTTCGTTTTTCAGCTGTTGAGAACAGTGTTGACCCAGAGGGATGGGACATTGAAGACTCCAAAAAGCTCGCTGATATCCTTATTGAAAAGGGTATAAGCTTAATCGATGTCTCCTCCGGTGGTAACGATTACCGTCAAAAATCAAGGGCTGAACTCTCCAAATCACAAAGAGAACCAATGCATGTCCCATTTGCAAGAGAGCTTAAAAAACATGTTGGTGacaaaattgttgttgcttgtGTTGGACAATTGGAAGACAAACCAGAGATTGACAACAAGTATATCGAAGACGGAGTCTTTGACTTGGCGTTGGTTGGAAGAGGTTTCTTGAGAGAGCCAGGTTTGGTCTGGCAATTTGCCGACAAATTGAATGTTAGGGTTGCCCAATCATTGCAGTACAGCTGGGGTTTTTGGCCAAACAGGAAACAAATCACTGACTTGATTGAAAGATCAGAAAGGGAATTggcaaaggaaaaggaacaGCAAAACTAA